A region of Micromonospora sp. WMMD882 DNA encodes the following proteins:
- the lanKC gene encoding class III lanthionine synthetase LanKC → MDERYDSYCAADRLFYDALGNATDGLTFASGRPAPAGWSSEPTGDWMIYAPEGGSLPQQGWKIHVSAGVDNAERVLDAVWDYCVPRGLTFKFLRSPRIVLLRNSKYATRAASGKFVTVYPRDEAELELACKELDELLAGETGPYILSDLRYGAGPVYVRYGGFAARYCLSPDGQTVPAIADENGALVPDRRDPVFHVPSWVTLPDFLAPHLAARNATSTDEVPYRIEKVIHFSNGGGLYVGRDTRTDAQVVLKEARPFAGLDSGGVDAVARLEREAAVLRRLDDLPQVPAVHDEFTLGEHRFLALEFIEGRPLNKVLVERYPLIDADATEADRAEYARWAQDVYAQVEAAVTAIHERGVVYGDLHLFNIMVRPDDRIALVDFEVSALEAEGHRPGLRNQGFAAPRNVTGRAVDRYALACLRLALFLPLTQLFRLSPAKAAHLADIIVENFPVPRSFLEPAVREITDAAAPESIGAGSPGRKAAGSGTSTGRAPAGDPLPDLAADPWPTVRASLERAILASATPDRDDRLFPGDIEQFRSGGLNLAHGAAGVLHALAVTGAQRRPEHEEWLVRRAKNPVSGSRLGFYDGLHGVAYALERLGRRQDALDVLDICLRQPTDGLDHSLRSGLAGIALNLADLAHRTGESDLFEAALKAADRVVDQLAADAGPDISGGHHPYAGLLRGRSGPALMLIRLHELTGDPTLLAHAATALRQDLRRCVVRPNGALEVNEGWRTMPYLGQGGVGVGLVLDQYLAHRDDEGFARASAAAYRAARSPMYVQTGLFAGRAGIVAYLAATARGAEQRQELDAQLRRLAWHAMPYGGGVAFPGEQLLRLSMDLGTGTAGVLFALGAARHDVPPTLPFLAPSTARRDSPAFTGAVLNTDTPEGGE, encoded by the coding sequence GTGGACGAGCGCTACGACAGCTACTGCGCGGCGGACCGGTTGTTCTACGACGCGTTGGGCAACGCCACCGACGGTCTCACCTTCGCCAGCGGACGCCCCGCCCCGGCGGGTTGGTCGTCCGAGCCGACCGGCGACTGGATGATCTACGCCCCGGAGGGCGGCAGCCTTCCGCAGCAGGGCTGGAAGATCCACGTCTCGGCCGGCGTCGACAACGCCGAGCGGGTGCTCGACGCGGTGTGGGACTACTGCGTCCCCCGGGGGCTGACCTTCAAGTTCCTCCGGAGCCCGCGCATCGTGCTGCTGCGCAACTCCAAGTACGCCACCCGGGCGGCGAGCGGAAAGTTCGTCACCGTCTACCCCCGGGACGAGGCGGAGCTGGAGCTGGCCTGCAAGGAGCTCGACGAGCTGCTCGCCGGTGAGACCGGCCCGTACATTCTCAGCGACCTGCGCTACGGCGCCGGCCCGGTGTACGTCCGCTACGGCGGCTTCGCCGCCCGGTACTGCCTCTCCCCCGACGGTCAGACCGTCCCGGCGATCGCCGACGAGAACGGCGCCCTGGTGCCGGACCGACGCGACCCGGTCTTCCACGTCCCCTCCTGGGTGACCCTGCCCGACTTCCTCGCGCCCCACCTGGCCGCCCGCAACGCCACCAGCACCGACGAGGTGCCCTACCGGATCGAGAAGGTCATCCACTTCTCCAACGGCGGTGGCCTCTACGTGGGCCGGGACACCCGGACCGACGCGCAGGTGGTGCTCAAGGAGGCCCGCCCGTTCGCCGGCCTGGACTCCGGCGGCGTGGACGCGGTCGCCCGGCTGGAGCGGGAGGCGGCCGTCCTGCGTCGCCTCGACGACCTGCCGCAGGTGCCCGCGGTGCACGACGAGTTCACCCTCGGCGAGCACCGGTTCCTCGCGCTGGAGTTCATCGAGGGCCGCCCCCTGAACAAGGTCCTGGTCGAGCGGTACCCACTGATCGACGCCGACGCCACCGAGGCCGACCGGGCGGAGTACGCCCGCTGGGCGCAGGACGTCTACGCCCAGGTCGAGGCGGCGGTGACGGCGATCCACGAGCGCGGCGTCGTCTACGGCGACCTGCACCTGTTCAACATCATGGTGCGCCCGGACGACCGGATCGCGCTCGTCGACTTCGAGGTGTCCGCGCTGGAGGCCGAGGGCCACCGACCGGGCCTGCGCAACCAGGGCTTCGCCGCCCCGCGCAACGTCACCGGCCGGGCCGTCGACCGGTACGCCCTGGCCTGCCTGCGGCTGGCGCTGTTCCTCCCGCTGACCCAACTGTTCCGACTCTCCCCGGCGAAGGCCGCGCACCTGGCGGACATCATCGTGGAGAACTTCCCGGTCCCCCGCTCCTTCCTGGAGCCGGCGGTCCGGGAGATCACCGACGCGGCGGCCCCGGAGAGCATTGGGGCGGGGTCGCCGGGACGGAAGGCGGCCGGGTCCGGCACGTCCACCGGTCGTGCACCTGCCGGTGACCCGCTGCCGGACCTCGCCGCCGACCCCTGGCCCACCGTCCGGGCCAGCCTGGAACGGGCCATCCTGGCCAGCGCCACCCCGGACCGCGACGACCGCCTCTTCCCCGGCGACATCGAGCAGTTCCGCAGCGGCGGGCTCAACCTCGCCCACGGCGCCGCCGGGGTGCTGCACGCCCTGGCGGTCACCGGCGCGCAACGTCGACCCGAGCACGAGGAGTGGCTGGTCCGCCGGGCGAAGAACCCGGTCTCCGGTTCCCGGTTGGGCTTCTACGACGGCCTGCACGGCGTGGCCTACGCCCTGGAGCGGCTCGGCCGCCGCCAGGACGCCCTCGACGTGCTCGACATCTGCCTCCGCCAGCCGACGGACGGGCTCGACCACAGTCTCCGCAGCGGCCTGGCCGGCATCGCGCTCAACCTGGCCGACCTGGCCCACCGCACCGGCGAGTCCGACCTGTTCGAAGCCGCGTTGAAGGCCGCCGACCGGGTGGTCGACCAGCTCGCCGCCGACGCCGGGCCGGACATCAGCGGCGGCCACCACCCGTACGCGGGGCTGCTGCGGGGCCGCAGCGGGCCGGCGCTGATGCTGATCCGGCTGCACGAGCTCACCGGTGACCCGACGCTGCTGGCGCACGCCGCCACGGCCCTGCGCCAGGACCTGCGCCGCTGCGTGGTCCGCCCGAACGGGGCGCTGGAGGTCAACGAGGGTTGGCGGACCATGCCCTACCTCGGGCAGGGCGGCGTCGGCGTCGGACTGGTCCTCGACCAGTACCTCGCCCACCGCGACGACGAGGGCTTCGCCCGGGCCAGCGCCGCGGCGTACCGGGCGGCCCGCTCCCCCATGTACGTGCAGACCGGCCTCTTCGCCGGCCGGGCCGGCATCGTCGCCTACCTCGCGGCCACCGCCCGCGGCGCCGAGCAGCGGCAGGAGCTGGACGCCCAGCTCCGCCGGCTGGCCTGGCACGCGATGCCGTACGGCGGCGGGGTGGCCTTCCCCGGGGAGCAGTTGCTGCGGCTCTCCATGGACCTGGGCACCGGCACCGCCGGGGTGTTGTTCGCCCTCGGCGCGGCCCGGCACGACGTGCCGCCGACGCTGCCCTTCCTCGCGCCGTCGACGGCGCGCCGAGACTCCCCCGCGTTCACGGGGGCCGTTCTGAACACCGACACCCCAGAAGGAGGTGAATAG
- a CDS encoding ABC transporter ATP-binding protein gives MTGPAGRDGAAGRTGRSGGPSADVARETWRALRARRTALARLAGWSVAESLPALLSGYLVARAVDQGFLAGRFDAGLAWLGVLAVAVLVGAVASGRVYRALGAVVEPFRDELATRVVAGALRAATDGDGRRPQSAAVSRLTQQVEVVRDTFGGLLLVVRGFLFTAGAALLGLLALAPLVAALVAVPLVVGVVVFVAGLPAMVGHQRRFVRAGEALGESAATALAGHRDVRACGAEDRVVADVDARVAAQAAVERTVARMTALRSLSLGLGGRSPLALLVLAAPWLTQRGISAGAVLGALVYVSTGLQPALRDLVQGVGGGGLRYVVTLERILGTSGPPAHRAALPAAPHVSPPGPPTAPAVRVHGLTFRYGPQARPVLADFSLTLAAGEHLAVVGPSGAGKSTLAALISGLARAEAGTVEIAGTPVGDCPPDGLARLRVLVPQEAYVFTGTLAENLRYLRPDADDRTLATAVAGLGAQPLVERLGGLDAPVDPTALSAGERQVIAAVRAWLAPARLVILDEATCHLDPVAEAVVEDAFARRPGALIVVAHRITSALRADRVLVLDGERPLVGEHRDLLARSATYRELVGYWDDTPVSPRLAAERPGVG, from the coding sequence GTGACCGGTCCCGCTGGACGTGACGGCGCGGCGGGGCGGACCGGCCGGTCGGGTGGTCCATCCGCCGACGTCGCCCGGGAGACCTGGCGGGCGCTGCGGGCCCGCCGGACGGCGCTGGCCCGACTCGCCGGCTGGTCGGTCGCCGAGTCGCTGCCGGCGCTGCTCTCCGGCTACCTGGTGGCCCGCGCGGTCGACCAGGGCTTCCTGGCGGGGCGGTTCGACGCCGGGCTGGCCTGGCTCGGCGTGCTCGCGGTCGCCGTGCTGGTCGGCGCGGTGGCCAGCGGGCGGGTCTACCGGGCGCTGGGGGCGGTGGTCGAGCCGTTCCGCGACGAGCTCGCCACCCGGGTGGTGGCGGGCGCGCTACGCGCGGCGACCGACGGTGACGGCCGGCGTCCGCAGAGCGCGGCGGTGTCCCGGCTCACCCAGCAGGTGGAGGTGGTCCGGGACACGTTCGGCGGCCTGCTGCTGGTGGTGCGCGGCTTCCTGTTCACCGCCGGCGCGGCGTTGCTCGGGCTGCTCGCCCTGGCCCCACTGGTGGCCGCGCTGGTGGCCGTGCCGCTCGTCGTCGGGGTGGTCGTCTTCGTCGCCGGGCTGCCGGCGATGGTCGGCCACCAGCGCCGGTTCGTGCGGGCCGGGGAGGCGCTCGGCGAGTCCGCGGCCACCGCGCTGGCCGGGCACCGCGACGTCCGCGCGTGCGGCGCGGAGGACCGGGTGGTCGCCGACGTGGACGCCCGGGTCGCGGCCCAGGCCGCCGTCGAGCGGACGGTGGCCCGGATGACCGCGCTGCGCAGCCTCAGCCTGGGGTTGGGCGGCCGGTCGCCGTTGGCGCTGCTGGTGCTCGCCGCGCCCTGGTTGACGCAGCGCGGCATCAGCGCGGGCGCGGTGCTCGGCGCGCTGGTCTACGTCTCCACCGGTCTGCAACCTGCCCTCCGGGACCTGGTGCAGGGGGTGGGCGGTGGTGGGCTGCGTTACGTGGTGACCCTGGAGCGGATCCTGGGCACGAGCGGGCCGCCCGCCCACCGCGCGGCGCTGCCGGCAGCGCCGCACGTGTCGCCGCCCGGGCCGCCCACGGCGCCGGCGGTCCGGGTCCACGGGCTCACCTTCCGGTACGGCCCGCAGGCCCGGCCGGTGCTGGCGGACTTCTCGTTGACGCTCGCCGCCGGAGAGCATCTCGCGGTGGTGGGGCCGAGCGGGGCGGGCAAGTCCACGCTGGCCGCGCTGATCTCGGGTCTGGCGCGGGCGGAGGCCGGCACGGTGGAGATCGCCGGGACGCCGGTCGGCGACTGCCCGCCCGACGGGCTGGCCCGGTTGCGGGTGCTGGTGCCCCAGGAGGCGTACGTCTTCACCGGGACCTTGGCCGAGAACCTGCGCTACCTGCGGCCCGACGCCGACGACCGCACCCTGGCCACGGCCGTGGCCGGGTTGGGCGCCCAACCCCTGGTGGAGCGGCTGGGTGGGCTCGACGCCCCGGTGGACCCGACCGCGCTGTCCGCCGGTGAGCGTCAGGTGATCGCCGCGGTCCGGGCCTGGCTGGCGCCCGCGCGGTTGGTGATCCTGGACGAGGCGACCTGCCATCTCGACCCGGTCGCGGAGGCGGTGGTGGAGGACGCCTTCGCCCGCCGGCCCGGCGCCCTGATCGTCGTCGCGCACCGGATCACGTCCGCGCTGCGGGCCGACCGGGTGCTGGTGCTCGACGGGGAGCGTCCGCTGGTGGGCGAGCACCGGGATCTGCTGGCCCGGTCGGCGACCTACCGGGAGCTCGTCGGGTACTGGGACGACACGCCGGTGTCGCCGCGGCTCGCCGCGGAGCGGCCGGGCGTCGGTTGA
- a CDS encoding thiamine pyrophosphate-dependent dehydrogenase E1 component subunit alpha, producing MRLTAAYRTMLRIRVLEEKIIACADRDEIVGFVHPYTGQEAVAAGVLAARRPDEWVVSFYRCHGHAVAAGVPLDGIVREILGRAGGLCGGKGGSMHLADRARRFLGASSIVGSQLAVAAGVAMAERSAGRAAVVFCGDGALGAGVAFETLTICATLGLPLLVVCEDNGWQDQTRSDLVRHRPPVELVAGLGIEPLAVDGNDVAAVHDAATTALARCRRERRPQVLVARTYLRHYHAQVGGARPAEYRPADEVAYWHARDPLDVAAARLGLGDDRRARWHDAAVREIDQVFAVASAAPPPDPTTATANVTSALPPPTTAPTAPAVAAPTAPAVAAPAAGSPTVGR from the coding sequence GTGCGGTTGACGGCGGCGTACCGGACGATGCTGCGGATCCGGGTGCTGGAAGAAAAGATCATCGCCTGCGCGGACCGCGACGAGATCGTCGGTTTCGTGCATCCGTACACCGGTCAGGAGGCGGTGGCCGCCGGCGTGCTCGCGGCCCGCCGGCCGGACGAGTGGGTGGTCAGCTTCTACCGCTGCCACGGGCACGCCGTGGCCGCCGGGGTGCCGCTGGACGGGATCGTCCGGGAGATCCTCGGTCGCGCCGGCGGACTCTGCGGCGGCAAGGGCGGCTCGATGCACCTCGCCGACCGGGCCCGGCGCTTCCTCGGGGCCAGCTCCATCGTCGGCAGCCAACTCGCCGTCGCCGCCGGAGTGGCCATGGCGGAAAGGAGCGCCGGCCGCGCCGCAGTGGTCTTCTGCGGCGACGGGGCGCTCGGCGCGGGCGTCGCCTTCGAGACGCTCACCATCTGCGCCACCCTGGGCCTGCCGCTGCTGGTGGTCTGCGAGGACAACGGCTGGCAGGACCAGACCCGCAGCGACCTCGTCCGGCACCGACCCCCCGTGGAGCTGGTCGCCGGGCTCGGCATCGAGCCTCTCGCGGTCGACGGCAACGACGTGGCGGCGGTGCACGATGCCGCCACGACGGCACTGGCCCGGTGCCGGCGCGAGCGTCGACCGCAGGTCCTGGTGGCCCGCACCTACCTGCGGCACTACCACGCCCAGGTGGGCGGGGCCCGTCCGGCGGAGTACCGCCCGGCCGACGAGGTGGCCTACTGGCACGCGCGCGATCCGCTCGACGTCGCCGCCGCCCGGCTCGGCCTCGGCGACGACCGGCGGGCCCGCTGGCACGACGCGGCCGTACGGGAGATCGACCAGGTCTTCGCGGTCGCCTCCGCCGCGCCCCCACCCGACCCGACCACGGCCACGGCCAACGTCACGAGCGCCCTCCCGCCCCCGACGACGGCCCCGACCGCGCCTGCGGTGGCGGCCCCGACCGCGCCTGCGGTGGCGGCCCCGGCAGCCGGGTCGCCGACGGTGGGCCGGTGA
- a CDS encoding ABC transporter ATP-binding protein, whose translation MGTRSAADRLLRRSARLGGGWTLTLAVVALLGSIVELLLPAALGRAVDAAFGDQPRWWPLVACALVLLLIVTDTLADLATGLGAARATARLRTHLLRHLFRLDVRQTRRHAVGDLVTRLVGQAADAGQAGNAVVLGVITVLPPLGSVVALTLIEPLLGVTLLAGLALLTVLLRAFVSDASTVVTAYQRVLGGIAGRLLEATTGARTIAAAATADREQSRVLAPLPELAEHGRRGWALLGRAAARTAAVAPLLNLAVLAVGGYALTVGWLTPGELVAAVRYAALGAGLGAALAAMNRLVRSRAGARRLADVLDLPTPPAGDRRLPRGWGALSLRGVSVRADDGRPLLDRVDLDVPAGATVAVVGASGSGKSTLAAVAGRLHDPDDGEILLDGVPLPRIAPAELRRAVGHAFERPVLVGATVHRAVGLALPADVADPPADAPASAPVLAATRAAAVDDVVARLPEGFRTPLERTPLSGGEAQRLGLARALVAERLLVLDDATSSLDTATEHRISQAVTGRSGGRTRLVVTHRAATAATADLVAWLDGGRLRALAPHRRLWADPAYRAVFLATDDTGPVEADGTTDPTSGHTHATAGDGATGRWSGEEGRLR comes from the coding sequence ATGGGGACGCGATCGGCGGCGGACCGGCTGCTGCGCCGGTCGGCGCGGCTCGGTGGTGGCTGGACGCTCACCCTGGCCGTGGTCGCGCTGCTCGGCTCGATCGTCGAGCTGCTGCTCCCCGCCGCGCTCGGCCGGGCGGTCGACGCGGCGTTCGGTGACCAGCCCCGCTGGTGGCCGCTGGTCGCCTGCGCCCTGGTGCTGTTGTTGATCGTCACCGACACCCTGGCCGACCTGGCCACCGGTCTCGGCGCGGCCCGGGCCACCGCCCGCCTCCGTACTCACCTGCTGCGGCACCTGTTCCGCCTGGACGTCCGCCAGACCCGCCGGCACGCCGTCGGTGACCTGGTCACCCGACTCGTCGGGCAGGCCGCCGACGCCGGCCAGGCCGGCAACGCCGTGGTCCTCGGCGTGATCACGGTCCTGCCCCCGCTGGGCAGCGTCGTCGCCCTCACCCTGATCGAGCCGCTGCTGGGGGTCACCCTGCTCGCCGGGCTGGCGCTGCTCACCGTGCTGCTGCGGGCGTTCGTCTCGGACGCCTCCACTGTCGTCACCGCCTACCAGCGGGTCCTCGGCGGGATCGCCGGCCGGCTGCTGGAGGCCACGACCGGGGCCCGCACCATCGCCGCCGCCGCCACCGCCGACCGGGAACAGTCGCGGGTGCTGGCCCCCCTGCCCGAGCTGGCCGAGCACGGACGGCGCGGCTGGGCGTTGCTGGGCCGGGCCGCCGCGCGCACCGCCGCGGTGGCCCCACTGCTGAACCTGGCCGTGCTCGCGGTCGGCGGGTACGCCCTGACCGTCGGCTGGCTCACCCCGGGTGAACTCGTCGCCGCCGTCCGGTACGCGGCCCTCGGGGCGGGGCTGGGCGCGGCGCTGGCCGCGATGAACCGGCTGGTCCGCAGCCGGGCCGGCGCACGCCGGCTCGCCGACGTGCTGGACCTGCCGACCCCACCGGCCGGTGACCGGCGGCTGCCCCGCGGGTGGGGGGCGCTGAGCCTGCGCGGGGTGAGCGTCCGCGCCGACGACGGACGGCCGCTGCTCGACCGGGTCGACCTGGACGTGCCGGCCGGCGCCACGGTGGCCGTGGTCGGGGCCTCCGGGTCGGGAAAGTCCACTCTCGCCGCCGTCGCCGGTCGCCTGCACGACCCGGACGACGGCGAGATCCTGCTGGACGGGGTTCCCCTGCCCCGGATCGCCCCGGCGGAGCTGCGCCGGGCCGTCGGGCACGCCTTCGAACGGCCGGTGCTGGTCGGCGCGACCGTGCACCGGGCGGTCGGTTTGGCGCTGCCCGCCGACGTGGCGGATCCGCCGGCGGACGCCCCGGCCAGCGCGCCCGTGCTCGCGGCGACCCGGGCCGCCGCGGTCGACGACGTGGTGGCCCGGCTGCCCGAGGGTTTCCGCACCCCGCTGGAGCGCACTCCGCTCTCCGGCGGCGAGGCGCAACGGCTGGGCCTGGCCCGCGCGCTCGTCGCCGAGCGGCTGCTCGTCCTGGACGACGCCACGTCCAGCCTGGACACCGCCACCGAACACCGGATCAGTCAGGCGGTGACCGGGCGCTCCGGTGGGCGTACCCGGCTGGTGGTCACCCACCGGGCGGCGACGGCGGCGACGGCGGACCTGGTGGCCTGGCTCGACGGCGGCCGGTTGCGGGCGCTGGCCCCGCACCGCCGGCTCTGGGCCGACCCGGCCTACCGGGCGGTCTTCCTGGCCACCGACGACACCGGCCCCGTCGAGGCCGACGGCACCACCGACCCGACGTCGGGCCACACCCATGCGACGGCGGGTGACGGCGCGACCGGCCGGTGGTCGGGCGAGGAGGGACGACTGCGGTGA
- a CDS encoding SapB/AmfS family lanthipeptide yields MALLDLQGLEMAPADRTGGTSTASLLLCGDSGLSVTTC; encoded by the coding sequence ATGGCGCTCCTCGACCTCCAGGGCCTCGAGATGGCTCCGGCCGACCGGACCGGTGGCACCAGCACCGCCAGCCTGCTGCTCTGCGGCGACAGCGGTCTCTCCGTCACCACCTGCTGA
- the kynU gene encoding kynureninase, with protein MTREFSRRAAEQQDAADPLAGLRDRFVITEPDVVYLDGNSLGRLPAATPDALDRLVRQEWGAGLVRSWSGWIDWGRRLGDRLATHVLGARPGEVVVSDSTSVNLYKLAAAALDASPGRRTVLVDAEEFPTDRYLLQGLAEQRGLTLRTLPSDLDEGLGVADVRAALDDDVALLVLSAVSYRSGALLDLAAVNAAARQVGAYVLWDLSHAAGSVPVELTASGADLAVGCTYKYLNGGPGAPAFLYVRRELQATLRQPIWGWFGQRDQFRMGPTYDPSPDVDRFLVGTPPILSLAALEPALDVFAEAGIDRLRAKGVALGELLVELADAWLTPLGFTLASPRDPGRRGSHVSLAHPDALRISRALIAEAKVVGDFRTPDRLRLGPAPLYTRFVDVWDAMDRLRDLVTAGRHEQLPVESLRVT; from the coding sequence TTGACCAGGGAGTTCTCCCGACGGGCGGCAGAGCAGCAGGACGCGGCCGACCCGCTGGCCGGGCTGCGCGACAGGTTCGTGATCACCGAGCCGGACGTGGTCTACCTGGACGGCAACTCGCTGGGGCGGCTCCCGGCGGCGACGCCCGACGCCCTGGACCGACTCGTCCGCCAGGAGTGGGGCGCCGGGCTGGTGCGGTCCTGGTCGGGCTGGATCGACTGGGGACGGCGACTCGGTGACCGGCTGGCCACGCACGTGCTCGGGGCCCGGCCGGGTGAGGTGGTGGTCTCCGACTCGACGTCGGTGAACCTCTACAAGCTGGCCGCCGCCGCGCTGGACGCCAGCCCCGGCCGGCGCACGGTGCTCGTCGACGCCGAGGAGTTCCCGACCGACCGGTACCTCCTCCAGGGGCTGGCCGAGCAGCGCGGGCTCACCCTGCGGACCCTCCCCTCCGACCTGGACGAGGGGCTCGGGGTGGCCGACGTGCGGGCGGCCCTGGACGACGACGTCGCCCTGCTGGTGCTCTCCGCCGTCTCGTACCGGTCGGGGGCGTTGCTCGACCTGGCCGCGGTGAACGCCGCCGCCCGCCAGGTCGGCGCGTACGTGCTGTGGGACCTGTCGCACGCGGCCGGCTCGGTGCCGGTGGAGCTGACCGCGTCCGGCGCGGACCTCGCCGTCGGCTGCACCTACAAGTACCTCAACGGCGGTCCGGGCGCGCCCGCCTTCCTCTACGTGCGCCGCGAGTTGCAGGCGACGCTGCGTCAGCCGATCTGGGGGTGGTTCGGCCAGCGGGACCAGTTCCGGATGGGGCCGACCTACGACCCGTCGCCGGACGTCGACCGGTTCCTGGTGGGCACCCCGCCGATCCTGTCGCTGGCCGCGCTGGAGCCGGCCCTGGACGTTTTCGCCGAGGCGGGCATCGACCGGCTGCGCGCCAAGGGGGTGGCGCTGGGCGAGTTGCTGGTGGAGCTGGCCGACGCGTGGCTGACGCCGCTGGGTTTCACCCTGGCCTCGCCGCGTGACCCGGGCCGGCGGGGCAGTCACGTCTCGCTGGCGCACCCGGACGCGCTGCGGATCTCCCGGGCGCTGATCGCCGAGGCGAAGGTGGTGGGTGACTTCCGGACGCCGGACCGGCTGCGGTTGGGGCCGGCCCCGCTCTACACCCGCTTCGTCGACGTGTGGGACGCCATGGACCGGTTGCGTGACCTGGTGACCGCCGGGCGGCACGAGCAGCTCCCAGTGGAGTCGCTGCGGGTCACCTGA
- a CDS encoding STAS domain-containing protein, translating to MTVVPEDRLMTLICDTCGEAATGRAYVLPDAEVVWTLVTDLGWSGSPFASGPHHCPHCSLLAPPTGGHASCDDHGPGGILGIDHVDDVTVVTPTGDIDLDTGDTLRAALSHAADMGGDVIVDLTRVHLVDSAGLGLLVRAHLDARDRGATLCLATPSPFVRTVLRTMRLDGVFTVVDDRETGLAHLAVTPAGPVGHAAVAGRRA from the coding sequence ATGACCGTCGTACCCGAGGACCGTCTCATGACGCTGATCTGCGACACCTGCGGCGAGGCCGCCACCGGTCGCGCCTACGTGCTGCCCGACGCCGAGGTCGTCTGGACCCTGGTGACCGACCTCGGCTGGAGCGGATCGCCGTTCGCCTCCGGCCCGCACCACTGCCCCCACTGCAGCCTGTTGGCCCCACCCACCGGCGGGCACGCGTCCTGTGACGACCACGGCCCCGGCGGGATCCTGGGCATCGACCACGTCGACGACGTCACGGTGGTGACCCCCACCGGCGACATCGACCTGGACACCGGGGACACCCTGCGCGCGGCCCTGTCACACGCCGCCGACATGGGCGGCGACGTGATCGTCGACCTCACCCGGGTGCACCTGGTCGACTCCGCCGGGCTGGGGCTGCTCGTCCGCGCCCACCTCGACGCCCGGGACCGGGGCGCGACGCTCTGCCTCGCCACGCCGTCGCCGTTCGTCCGCACCGTGCTGCGCACCATGCGGCTGGACGGCGTCTTCACCGTCGTCGACGACCGGGAGACCGGCCTCGCCCACCTCGCCGTCACCCCGGCCGGGCCCGTCGGCCACGCGGCGGTGGCGGGCCGCCGGGCCTGA
- a CDS encoding transketolase C-terminal domain-containing protein, producing the protein MTRRHPVGVAVREALTEQPDLHMFCTYQQDDLVELFGADRMVRLPIAENAMVGMAVGMALVGRRVLVSIARAAFLFTAFDPLVNQATKWRYMSDGQFSVPLVVRGLTRGDEHLGAQHEHNAHSLLSQIPGLVVAVPSSPNAAAGLLRTALRHPDPVVVLESPRLFAADWATLPEPEPSAAPLPFGVAGRALAGRDLTLVGIGNTVALCLRAARRLADHGLRCQVVDLRTAAPLDRDGVAGLVAGNGPVVLVDEEPRGASLLGDLGLHLVQVGAVAPDRLALVCGAPVPAPVSPVLLAPLLPTVDDVTTAALTVRGTPPS; encoded by the coding sequence GTGACCCGCCGGCACCCGGTCGGCGTGGCCGTGCGGGAGGCGCTGACCGAGCAACCCGACCTGCACATGTTCTGCACCTACCAGCAGGACGACCTGGTCGAGCTGTTCGGCGCGGACCGGATGGTCAGGTTGCCGATCGCGGAGAACGCCATGGTGGGCATGGCGGTGGGCATGGCGCTGGTCGGCCGTCGGGTGCTGGTCAGCATCGCCCGGGCCGCGTTCCTCTTCACCGCCTTCGACCCGCTGGTCAACCAGGCCACCAAGTGGCGGTACATGTCCGACGGGCAGTTCTCCGTGCCCCTGGTGGTCCGTGGTCTCACCCGGGGTGACGAGCACCTCGGCGCGCAGCACGAGCACAACGCCCACTCGCTGCTCAGCCAGATCCCCGGCCTGGTGGTGGCGGTGCCCTCCTCGCCCAACGCGGCGGCCGGGCTGCTCCGCACCGCCCTGCGGCACCCCGACCCGGTGGTGGTGCTGGAGTCACCCCGGCTGTTCGCCGCGGACTGGGCGACCCTGCCCGAGCCGGAGCCCAGCGCCGCGCCGCTGCCGTTCGGGGTGGCCGGCCGGGCGCTGGCCGGTCGGGACCTGACCCTGGTCGGCATCGGCAACACCGTGGCGCTCTGCCTGCGCGCCGCCCGCCGGCTCGCCGACCACGGGCTGCGCTGCCAGGTGGTCGACCTGCGTACCGCCGCGCCGCTGGACCGGGACGGCGTCGCCGGACTGGTGGCCGGGAACGGTCCGGTGGTGCTGGTCGACGAGGAGCCACGGGGCGCCTCGCTGCTGGGTGACCTGGGTCTGCATCTGGTGCAGGTGGGCGCGGTGGCGCCGGACCGGCTGGCGCTGGTCTGCGGGGCGCCCGTGCCCGCGCCGGTGAGCCCGGTCCTGCTCGCCCCGCTGCTGCCCACGGTCGACGACGTGACCACCGCGGCCCTCACCGTGCGGGGAACGCCTCCTTCCTGA